Proteins encoded within one genomic window of Legionella sp. PC997:
- a CDS encoding aspartate aminotransferase family protein, translating to MNENNDSVQLRSNEELTNFRKKHFLPTAGFYHKEPIQLVKAQDTYVWDSEGKRYLDAIGGIVCISAGHNHPKIKKALIEAIENDTIQHTSLLYLNQAPIEAAERLLEEAPYGMDRVSFTNSGSEANELAIMAARHATGETMVVNVRHSYHGGTSAALASCGHSIWRFKAQPVTGVTSAVEPYCYRCPFKQKPDSCDLSCAKNVETTIQNSTHGKIAAFILEPVMGVGGFITPPDEYFSEVARIVHNYGGKYISDEVQTGAGRGGGDLFLTKTLDIDADMVTMAKGLGNGAPVGAVLMKSDVAETMTGKTYFNTFGGDPLQMIQTKLTLEIIKEEQLIENARAMGDLLKDGFCQLQKKYPLIGDVRGRGLMLGIELVKDPQTKVPASDEAFQLMDLCKDKGLLVGKGGQFGNVFRIAPPLTINREQVNFILETLDQSLAELTHAYTP from the coding sequence ATGAATGAAAATAATGATTCAGTACAGTTACGCTCAAACGAAGAATTAACCAATTTCAGAAAAAAACATTTTTTGCCTACCGCAGGATTTTACCACAAAGAGCCAATCCAGCTCGTCAAAGCACAAGACACGTATGTATGGGACTCAGAAGGAAAACGTTATCTAGATGCTATTGGTGGAATTGTTTGTATCTCAGCCGGACATAATCATCCTAAAATTAAAAAAGCTCTCATTGAAGCAATTGAAAATGATACCATTCAACACACAAGTCTTCTTTATTTAAATCAGGCACCTATTGAAGCTGCCGAACGTTTGCTTGAAGAAGCACCTTATGGCATGGACAGAGTATCTTTTACTAATTCCGGTTCAGAAGCCAATGAATTAGCCATCATGGCAGCACGCCATGCGACAGGAGAAACAATGGTCGTGAATGTGCGTCATTCTTATCATGGTGGAACCTCTGCTGCACTTGCCTCTTGTGGCCATTCAATATGGCGATTTAAAGCGCAGCCTGTTACAGGCGTAACCTCTGCAGTTGAACCCTACTGTTACCGCTGTCCTTTTAAACAAAAACCAGATAGTTGTGATCTATCCTGCGCAAAAAATGTTGAAACAACCATTCAGAATTCAACGCATGGAAAAATCGCAGCTTTTATTCTTGAACCCGTGATGGGTGTTGGTGGCTTTATTACACCTCCAGATGAATATTTTAGTGAAGTTGCCCGTATTGTGCATAATTACGGTGGCAAATACATCAGTGATGAAGTTCAGACCGGGGCCGGTCGTGGTGGCGGTGATCTCTTTCTCACCAAAACTTTAGATATCGATGCAGATATGGTGACTATGGCTAAAGGCTTAGGTAATGGCGCTCCCGTTGGCGCTGTGCTTATGAAAAGTGACGTCGCGGAAACAATGACTGGCAAAACATATTTTAATACGTTTGGAGGTGACCCATTACAAATGATCCAAACCAAGCTCACTTTGGAAATTATTAAAGAAGAACAACTCATTGAAAATGCACGTGCCATGGGAGATTTATTAAAAGATGGTTTTTGTCAGTTACAAAAGAAGTATCCTCTCATTGGCGATGTTCGTGGTCGAGGATTAATGTTGGGAATTGAATTAGTTAAAGATCCTCAAACAAAAGTACCTGCATCTGATGAAGCATTTCAATTAATGGATCTTTGCAAGGATAAAGGACTCTTAGTTGGAAAAGGAGGACAGTTTGGTAATGTTTTCCGAATTGCACCCCCTTTAACAATTAATCGAGAGCAGGTCAACTTCATACTTGAAACACTCGATCAATCTTTAGCAGAACTGACCCACGCTTATACTCCGTAA
- a CDS encoding VOC family protein has translation MQKITPCLWFDGQAEEAANFYISVFKNGSIEQTSYYGEEGFKIHQRPIGSVMTVIFKINGQKYMALNGGPQFKFNEAISFIINCDTQEEIDYFWEHLSSGGEEGPCGWLKDKFGISWQIVPTVLDQLMQNTATSGKVMNALLNMKKLNIATLKAAAE, from the coding sequence ATGCAAAAAATAACACCTTGTCTATGGTTTGATGGTCAAGCTGAAGAAGCGGCTAATTTTTATATTTCTGTTTTTAAAAATGGGAGTATTGAACAAACTTCTTATTACGGAGAAGAAGGTTTTAAAATACACCAGAGACCTATCGGCAGTGTTATGACCGTAATTTTTAAGATCAATGGTCAAAAATATATGGCTCTTAATGGTGGTCCTCAATTTAAATTCAATGAGGCCATCTCATTTATAATCAATTGTGATACTCAGGAAGAAATTGATTACTTTTGGGAACATCTTTCTAGCGGTGGAGAGGAAGGACCTTGCGGTTGGCTCAAAGATAAGTTCGGTATTTCCTGGCAAATCGTTCCGACTGTTTTAGATCAATTAATGCAAAATACAGCTACATCAGGAAAAGTGATGAATGCTTTATTGAACATGAAAAAACTGAATATAGCCACACTCAAAGCAGCTGCAGAATAA